The Acipenser ruthenus chromosome 28, fAciRut3.2 maternal haplotype, whole genome shotgun sequence sequence AAGGTGTTTTTGTGTGCATTAACCGGATATAAAAGAAAGGCATTTTTATTCAAACATGGGAATTGCTcatttttaatatcatgtaatcaaagaaattacaaaatgacattgcaaaagtctactggaagccataacagtagtccAGTGTAAGCACGTGTAAGTTTTgcagagatggggttaattctgtcctgACAACAATCAAGGTGtggtcattccccaattaggCATTTGAGTTTAGGCATCTGCTATAAGGATACACCTGCTTTCCATCCGTGTTACTAAGCACGCGATTTAAGGTGCACCTTATAGTCAACACGGTTTACTAGATTCCATGTGCATATCATTCCCCTCATTAGTGCTATCTTCCCATATCATTTGAAGACATTGCAATGTATTAGgcatattcagcagatgctaTTCAACCCGACACCTAATTGTTAACGCATGCGTGAccttctaattttctaattttctaattgaaCATACATCGTCTTTGAAAAATAAACCAACTAATGCAAACCAAAGCGGCCATTCATCAGCAGCATGTATCTACTCTGAACAATCTccatattttacaaataataaaaatgtcaaaaaaagaTTTAAGCGTCATTGCTCaagcaatatattttttacattttatttgtataaatacatatcaataaataacatacaaaatgCTTAGACAATTACaaccattaaataaaaaacatatcaatatataaataaatgtttataaatagATAAATTAAGGAAGCAACACCTACATAATAACACTTGTTCATAAATGGTGCTGTAACTTCAATACATcatatattttaacaataaataaatatgaaaaagtaAACATTAAATccaattaatttaaatacaaaagtgaaataaataattcaataaataaatactttgttatatatatttacagaaatatCCAGAATGGATAAGACTTGATAAGTCTCTCccaaaagaaaagtaaatattaAACATTGGAATTATCCATCATGTGTGTTCTAATATGAGCAGTGAATCGATCCATCCTTTCCAAATTGTCTTGAACTTGTATTCTGATAACCTCCCAGGCACGAGCAGAGTAattctaaaaccaaaagaaagagtTATTTCAGTTAGTTCAGTCAACAAATTGGGACAGATATCCTTATTTTTCAGTAGTTATTATGGATTGATGGACTCCATCTCCCAGAAGCCTTTGGAACTGCCTTGGGTCACATGATTGCAAGGCTCTCCCATGATTGCAACACAGAAATCACAGTAACAAGCATtataaacatgttaaaaacaCCAAAGAAAGGGAATATTGGGCATCCTTAAAAAAGAATGTGTACAATTTGCATAAAATTAAATAAGGGAAAGACATTTTATCCTGTAATATTCTagagctacaatggcaataacAACAGAAATTACCATACCTTGTTATCCAAAAAATGTTCTAACTTCTTAAAATATGACTCCAATGTCTTCATTTCAGTAGATCGTCTGTTGTCGGAGTACTTCATCTCCTgcatctgtgtaaaaaaataaaaataaaaaatcaatcaatcaatctacgTACATAAAGGCTTTACACCAGTGTGTTTGTTCTAAAACGGTTTCATAGCTCCTTATAGACAAAAATACACAGAATGAAATTCTATATAGTTCTCACACATGCagtttgaaagaagcacattttaaagcgaacatgtattttcatttgcatttttttcaggTACATACTACAGTAGGTTATGGCAAACTTCCATGTTGCTTGCATTACCCATGTATTTGTGGTTAAAACATGTAACTGACTGCAGAACGGGTCAGTCATTaagagaagcagctgattggttaagaAAGAAGGCATTGGACGGCTGGAGTCAATTTAACTCTGTAGGTTAAATGAACTAGAATGTGCAAGACTACATGAATGTAAGGCAGGCAAACCAAGCTTTCATCAAATTAaaattgtccttttttaaattaaaatacactttTGCTCTGTAttcctttaaaaactgcacatacaataactatatagtgaatgaatgtgcacaacaggtaagatttattgaattatttgctTCATGAAAAAGGATTGATTAATAATGAAAAACGTACACAAGACTTGAGTTCTTTAGTCTGTCGGTAGAGGTTGTTCCTGAAGATATCCAGCGCAGTCCTGTTCCATGTTGTCACCGAGTcttgatttaaattgaaaatCTTGCTGATGTTAAGAAATGCTTCATAAACCTCAAACACATTGTCTCCCAACTGTAAACAAAGACATGAACGAATCAGTTACAGCATTCTATAAAGCTTAAACTCTTGAAGTTCAGTTGaagaataaaacagtttttttaaggaaaatgggaaaagaaaaacattaaaatataaaactacaaaatcTTGCTTGCCATTAATGAAGCATGTTTTGGAGGTGCAATTTAACTACAGGTGTAAATGCAGTATAACTGTGTTACAGAAACTACATTTATTATAAATGGAACTCCTTTAGTTACAATGTGGCCTAATGTTGCTaccactgtatataaacacacataccaaaaaacaaacaaacaaaaaaaaaaaacaattggctcaAATTGAACCAAAATATAGTTATGTTTAATAACAGTGCaggaaaactgtatttaaataccaaataatgttatttaagtgctcaataaaaaatattaaaaaatcagGCAGGTTTACCTTTATGTGTTTGTGCATTTTGTAAGCTTTAGGTGGGATATGCATGTGTGCTCTTTCCTTAACAAACTCCTTGCCCTGAaagcaaaataaaagaaaatgtcaaaatcCACCAAATGAAATTACTGCACAAATTATTAAGTAGaaaatcatgtattattattattattattattattattattattattattattattattattattattattattattattatatgcatttATTGGTCCTAAAGAATCAATATTTCACTTAAAAGTTGCACTGTAATAGGTTTTCAAACATTGCTCACCCCATACTCCCTTCATCAACACATATAATAGGCCCTAACCGAGAATACATACATCCACCTTTCCTATTAGGTTTTAACACTTTTAAACATCGCTCGTTCAATGTATACTAATGTTCTAAGTACAGTTGAAGATTATCT is a genomic window containing:
- the LOC117434872 gene encoding interferon a3-like; translation: MGRNIFAFCFVVSLLCGCCSSLGCKWIKDDLYKPTSKETMNLLKHMGKEFVKERAHMHIPPKAYKMHKHIKLGDNVFEVYEAFLNISKIFNLNQDSVTTWNRTALDIFRNNLYRQTKELKSCMQEMKYSDNRRSTEMKTLESYFKKLEHFLDNKNYSARAWEVIRIQVQDNLERMDRFTAHIRTHMMDNSNV